A genomic stretch from Budorcas taxicolor isolate Tak-1 chromosome 15, Takin1.1, whole genome shotgun sequence includes:
- the SERPINH1 gene encoding serpin H1, whose translation MRALLLISTICLLARALAAEVKKPAAAAAPGTAEKLSPKAATLAERSAGLAFSLYQAMAKDQAVENILLSPVVVASSLGLVSLGGKAATASQAKAVLSAEQLRDDEVHAGLGELLRSLSNSTARNVTWKLGSRLYGPSSVSFAEDFVRSSKQHYNCEHSKINFRDKRSALQSINEWAAQTTDGKLPEVTKDVERTDGALLVNAMFFKPHWDERFHHKMVDNRGFMVTRSYTVGVTMMHRTGLYNYYDDEKEKLQMVEMPLAHKLSSLIIIMPHHVEPLERLEKLLTKEQLKVWMGKMQKKAVAISLPKGVVEVTHDLQKHLAGLGLTEAIDKNKADLSRMSGKKDLYLASVFHATAFEWDTDGNPFDQDIYGREELRSPKLFYADHPFIFLVRDTQSGSLLFIGRLVRPKGDKMRDEL comes from the exons ATGCGTGCCCTCTTGCTCATCAGCACCATCTGCCTCCTGGCCAGGGCCCTGGCCGCTGAGGTGAAGAAACCCGCGGCTGCAGCAGCTCCGGGCACCGCAGAGAAGCTGAGCCCCAAGGCGGCCACGCTGGCTGAGCGCAGCGCCGGCCTGGCCTTCAGCCTATACCAGGCCATGGCCAAGGACCAGGCGGTGGAGAACATCCTGCTGTCACCCGTGGTGGTGGCCTCGTCCCTGGGGCTAGTGTCGCTGGGCGGCAAGGCGGCCACGGCGTCGCAGGCCAAGGCGGTGCTGAGCGCCGAGCAGCTGCGCGACGATGAGGTGCACGCGGGCCTGGGCGAGCTGCTGCGCTCGCTCAGCAACAGCACGGCGCGCAACGTCACCTGGAAGCTGGGCAGCCGCCTGTATGGGCCCAGCTCCGTGAGCTTCGCAGAGGACTTCGTGCGTAGCAGCAAACAGCACTACAATTGTGAGCACTCCAAGATCAACTTCCGCGACAAGCGGAGCGCCCTGCAGTCCATCAACGAGTGGGCGGCGCAGACCACCGACGGCAAGCTGCCCGAGGTCACCAAGGACGTGGAGCGCACCGATGGCGCGCTGCTAGTCAATGCCATGTTCTTCAAGC CGCACTGGGACGAGAGATTCCACCACAAGATGGTGGACAACCGAGGCTTCATGGTGACCCGTTCCTATACCGTGGGTGTCACCATGATGCACCGGACAG GTCTCTACAACTACTATGACGACGAGAAGGAGAAGCTGCAGATGGTGGAGATGCCGCTGGCGCACAAGCTGTCCAGCCTCATCATCATCATGCCCCACCACGTGGAGCCCCTTGAGCGCCTGGAAAAGCTGCTGACCAAAGAGCAGCTGAAGGTCTGGATGGGCAAGATGCAGAAGAAGGCTGTGGCCATCTCCCTGCCCAAGGGAGTCGTGGAGGTGACCCACGACCTGCAG AAAcacttggctgggctgggtctgacCGAGGCCATCGACAAGAACAAGGCAGACCTGTCTCGCATGTCGGGCAAGAAGGACCTGTACCTGGCCAGCGTGTTTCACGCCACTGCCTTCGAGTGGGACACGGACGGCAATCCCTTCGACCAGGACATCTACGGGCGTGAGGAGCTGCGCAGCCCCAAGCTCTTCTACGCCGACCACCCCTTCATTTTCCTGGTTCGAGACACCCAGAGTGGCTCTCTGCTGTTCATCGGGCGCCTAGTCCGGCCCAAGGGTGACAAGATGCGAGACGAGTTGTAG